The genomic window GGAACGAGCTGGCGAATATGCGCGTGGGGACCGCCTCCACCAAGACGAGGGCCGAGGTGTCCGGCAGCGGTCGGAAGCCTTGGCGCCAGAAAGGGACGGGGCGGGCGAGGGCGGGCGAGCGGCGTTCCCCTCTTTGGGTCGGGGGTGGCGTGGTCTTCGGGCCCAAGCCGCGGGAGTACGGGTACAAGCTCCCGAGGAAGGTGAAGCGGCTCGCCTACAGGTCTGTTCTCAGTCTCAAGCTGAGGGAGAATGCGTTCAGGGTCGTCGAGGATTTCGTCGTGGAATCCGGGAAGACGAAGGACATGGTGAAGGCCCTTCAGGCCCTCAATCCGGAGGGGCGGCGGGTGTTGCTCGTCATCGGGGAAGAGAGTGCGCTCACGAAACGCGCCGGCAGGAACATCCCGTGGCTTCTCGTCCATACGTACGACAAGCTCAGGGTTCACGACGTCTTCTATGCGGATCAGGTGCTGGTCCAGGAATCCGCAGCCGTGAAACTCAATACCTTTTTGGATCGATAGGAGATGAGGTATGGATCCGCATGAGGTGATTATTGCGCCCGTGCTCACCGAGAAGGCCAATATCCTCAGGGAGAAGGAGAACAAGTACGTGTTCAGGGTGGATGCGCGGGCCAATAAGCTCGAGATAAAGCAGGCCATCAGGGAGCTCTTTTCGGTGGAGCCTGTCGCGTGCAATGTGATCAGGGTGAAGGGCAAGCCGAAGAGGATGCGCAGACAGCCGGGGAGGACCTCCTCCTGGAAGAAGGCGGTCATCACGCTTCCTCCCGGGCAGACCATCGATATCTTTGAGTCCGCGTGAGACAGGAGGGCGGTGTGGCACTCAAGCAGTACAAACCGATAACGCCGGGATTGAGATTTAAGACGAGCCTCGATTTTAGTGCCCTCGACAAGGTCGAGCCCGAGAAGTCGCTGGTCGAAGGGCTCCCGTTCAAGGCGGGACGTGGCGCCGGGGGGAGGGTGTCTGTCAGGCGGAGGGGTGGACGGCACAAGAGGCTCTATCGGATCATCGACTTCAAAAGGGACAAGCATGGTGTTCCGGGTGTGGTGAAGACCATCGAGTATGACCCCAACCGGAGTGCCGTCATCTGTCTGGTGGCGTATGCCGACGGCGAGAAGCGGTACATCCTCGCTCCAAAGGGTATCGAGCGGGGGGCGGTGGTCCAGAGCGGCGAGGATGCGCCGATAGCGGTGGGAAATGCCCTCCCTCTCGAGAGGATTCCGTTGGGTACCGCGGTCCACAACGTGGAGCTCTATCCTGGCAAGGGCGGACAGATGGTCCGTTCCGCCGGGACAGGGGCCGTGGTGATGGCGAAGGAGGGGGATTACGTGACCCTCAAGCTCCCCTCCGGTGAGATGCGGATGGTCTTCAAGAAGTGCTACGCCACGGTGGGTGAGGTCGGGAACGAGGACCATATGAACGTGGTGCTGGGAAAGGCCGGCCGGTCGAGGTGGCTCGGGCGCAGGCCGAAGGTGAGGGGTACTGCCATGAACCCTGTTGATCACCCCCATGGTGGAGGTGAAGGACGGAGCAAGGGCGGTCGGCATCCCGTGTCCCCCACCGGCATCCCGACCAAGGGGTACAAGACCCGCAAGAGGCGGAAGCCTTCCGACAAGTTCATTGTAAAACGAAGGAAATAGGAGCGGGCTGTGGCACGATCAGTAAAGAAGGGACCCTATGTCGAAAAGAGCCTCTACAAGAAGGTGCTCGCCATGGCAAAGGGCGGCGAGAAGCGGATGATCAAGACCTTCTCGCGGGCGTCTACCATCATTCCGGAGATGGTGGGTTTGACGATCTCCGTGTACAACGGGAAGACCTGGGTTCCGGTGTACATCACCGAGGATCTCGTCGGTCACAAGCTGGGAGAGTTTGCCCCTACGCGGATCTTTCGGGGGCATGCGGGTTCCGACAAAAAGGCTTCGAAGTAACGGGTGGAAGGTATGAAAGAGAAGTCAGGATACAGGGCTCGGGCGCGATACCTGCTCGTGTCTCCCAAGAAGGTGAGACCCGTGGCTGACCTCGTACGGGGGAAGCGTTATCCCGAGGCGGTTGCCATCCTGGAGCACATGCCCCAGAAAGGGGCCAGGTTGATCAAGAAGGTGATCGACTCGGCGGCGGCGAACGCGCTCTATCTCAACAAGAACCTCGACGAAGACATGCTCTATGTGAAGGAGCTCAGGGTGGACGACGGACCTCGTCTCAAGCGGCTGTGGCCGCGGAGCCATGGGAGGGCTGACATCCTCCTCAAGCGGATGAGTCACATCACCGTCGTAGTGGATGAGCTACCACAAAAAGGATAATGGGGGCAGACCGTGGGCCAGAAAGTCAATCCTTACGGACTGAGACTGGGTATCAATAAGACGTGGAAATCGAAGTGGTTCGTGGATCTCAAGGACTATGCCAAAGTCCTCCATGAGGACCTCCTCCTCAGGAAGCGTCTTCTCGCTCTCCCCGAGGCGAAGGCGGCGAACGTGGGCGATGTGGAGATCATACGACATCCGCAGCGTGTCATGCTGGTGGTCCACACGCCGAGGCCCGGTGTCCTCATAGGTGCGAAGGGGGCGACGATAGAGCGCATCGGGGCCGAGTTGCAGAAGATGGTCTCGAAGAAGCTCCAGATCAAGATAAAGGAGATAAAGCGCCCGGAGGCCCATGCGCAGGTGGTGGCTCAGAACATCGCTGCCCAACTCGAACATCGGGCCTCTTTCAGGCGGGTGATGAAGCTCGCCGTGGCCAACGCCATGAAGGCCGGGGTGCAGGGCATCAAGGTGCGGGTGTCGGGGCGTCTGGGAGGAGCCGAGATCGCGCGGTCGGAGGTGCAGATGGCGGGGAGGGTCCCGCTTCATACCCTGCGGGCCGACATCGACTACGGGTTTGCCGAGGCACGAACCACCTACGGCGTGATAGGGGTCAAGGTGTGGATCTTCCATGGCGAGACCTTGGGTAAGGCTGTGAAACAGGATGCGGGGACCATCGTGACGCCCCGTCGTGAAAATCGCTCCAGGAGAAGGAGTTAGCTATGCTGAGTCCCAAGAGGGTCAAATATAGGAAACAGCAGCGTCAGGTGGGGTTGCTCAGGCGAAAGGCCTCCCGTGGAAATACCGTGGCCTTCGGTGAGTTCGGTCTCATGGCTCTTGAGCCCGAGTGGGTCACGAGCCGTCAGATCGAGGCCGCCCGTGTGGCGCTCACGAGGAAGATCCGCCGAGGAGGAAAGGTGTGGATCCGTATCTTCCCCGACAAGCCCTACACGAAGAAGCCCGCCGAAACCCGTATGGGGAAGGGGAAGGGGAGTCCCGAGGCCTGGGTCGCCGTGGTGCAGAGAGGAAGAGTCCTTTTCGAAGTCGCAGGGGTTGACAGGGACCTCGCCATGGAGGCTCTCCGTCTTGCGGGGACGAAGCTTCCCATCAAGACCAAGATCGTAGAACGATTGCATGCGGAGTGAGGGCCATGAGGAACAGCTTTAAGGATTTGAGCTACAGGGAACTTCTCGCGAAGCGGGAGGAGCTCGTGAAGCGTTACCAGGAACTCCGCTTCCAGAAGGTGGTGGGACACCTTGACAATCCGCTCGAGGTGCGTACGCTGCGGCGGAACATAGCGAGACTCAATTTCCTCATTCATAATCACAGAGAGGCGTAGGAAAGTATGACGCCGAAGGAGACTGCTGTGGAAGGTAACGTGAAGAAGCCAATAAGGACAGAGAGAAAGCGGATTCTTGTCGGTGAGGTGGTCTCCGATAAGATGGACAAGACGATCGTTGTGGCGGTGCGAAGGAGGAAGCTCCATCCTCTGTACAAGAAATACGTGACCCGGACCAAGAAGGTCAAGGCCCACGATGAGCTCAACGAGGCCCGAGTGGGTGATGTCGTCCGGGTGGTCGAGTCCCGCCCCATCAGTAAGGAGAAACGGTGGCGGCTCCTTGAGATCGTGGAAAGAGCTCAGTAGAGAGACGGGGGTGAGGTATGATCCAGGTGCAAACGTATCTCAATGTGGCAGACAACAGTGGTGCCAAGAAGGTGCAGTGTATCAAGGTGCTCGGCGGTACGAGGAAGAAGTATGCCACCCTGGGGGACCTCATCGTGGTCTCCGTGAAGGAGGCGCTCCCCGATGCTCCGGTGAAGAAGGGTACTGTCCAGCGGGCGGTGGTGGTGCGCACGAAGAAGGAAGTGCGTCGTCCGGACGGGACATATATCCGTTTCGATGACAACGCCTGTGTCATCGTGGACAACCACAACAATCCGAGGGGCCGACGGGTGTTCGGTCCTGTGGCGCGAGAGCTCAGGGAGAACGCCGAGTTCATGAAGATCCTCTCGCTCGCCCCTGAAGTGGTGTAGGAGGTCGTCGCATGGCGATACAGAGGAAGAAGACTGCCGTGAAGTACAAGCTGAAGAAGAACGATCCTGTGATGGTGATCGCCGGGAAGGACAAGGGGAAGACCGGCCGTATATTGAGTGTGGATCGGGAGCGGGGACGAGTCGTGGTGGAGGGGGTGAATCTGGTCAAGAAGGCCGTGCGCAGGCGGAGTGCGAACGAGCCCGGTGGGTTCGTCGAGGTGGAAGCCCCCATCCATATTTCCAACGTGATGTACCTTGCGAAGGATGGAAAACCCACCCGTCTCGGCTATAAGTTCGTCGACGGGAAGAAGGTAAGATACGCAAAACGAACTGGAGAAGTGGTGTGATGGCAGAGGTAAAGGTTCCCATTCTGAAGACACTGTATGAGGAACGGGTGAAGCAGGAGCTCATGGAAGAGATGGGTTACAGGAATGTCATGCAGGTCCCCCGACTGGAGAAGATCGTGCTCAGCATGGGTGTGGGGGAGGCGATCCAGAACAAACGCCTGCTCGACCTAGCGGTGGAGGAGCTCACGCTCATCGCCGGCCAGCGGGCGATCAAGAGAAAGGCTCGGAAGTCCATCGCGGGCTTCAAGGTGCGGAAAGGAATGGAGGTGGGGGCCATGGTGACGCTTCGTGGGCTCCGCATGTATGAGTTCCTCTATCGGCTCATCCATGTGGCGATTCCCCGGATCAAGGACTTCAGAGGCCTCAACCCCAACTCCTTCGACGGGCATGGGAATTACTCTCTGGGTATCACGGAGCAGATCATATTCCCGGAGATCGACTATGATTCGGTGGAACGCGTCACGGGGTTCAATGTGACCATCGTGACCACCGCGAAGACCGATAGAGAGGCCTTCAGCCTCCTTCAAAAACTTGGAATGCCGTTCAGAAAGGCGTCCTGAGGGGAGAGATATGGCTCGTAAAGCATTGATTATCAAGTCGCAGCGCGAACCCAAGTACAGGGTGAGGAAACATAACAGATGCAAGATCTGCGGCCGACCTCGCGGGTATATGAGGGATTTTGAGATGTGCAGGGTGTGCTTCAGGAAGCTCGCGAGCGAGGGACTTATCCCTGGTGTGACGAAATCAAGCTGGTAGGAGAGGGGTATGAGCGTATCGGATCCCATTGCAGATATGCTGACGAAGATCAGAAATGCCTCGCTGGCGCGGCATGAGAAGGTGGATATCGTGCCCTCGAAGCTCAAGCTCGAGATCATCAAGATCCTCAAGAACGAGGGGTACATCAAGAACTTCAAAAAGGTCGTGGTGAGTGAGAAGCCCTTCATCAGGATCTTCTTGAAGTACGATGAGCAGCAGAGGCCCGTGATCCATGAGCTCTCGAGGATCTCCAAGCCGGGGCGGCGCATCTATTCCGGCTACAAGGAGATGCCTCGTATAAAGAACGGGTATGGAACGCTCATCGTGTCCACCTCCGAGGGCGTCATCACCGATAAGAAGGCGCGGGAGCGCAGGGTCGGTGGCGAGCTGATATGTTCAATCTGGTAGGAGGCTAGGTATGTCCAGGCTGGGTCGATTGCCTGTGGTCATCCCTCAGGGGGTACAGGTACAGGTGGACTCCGAGGAGAGGCGGGTCGAGGTGAAAGGGCCGAAGGGCGTGCTCTCGATGGAGTATCGCCCCGAGGTAGAGGTGAAAGTGGAAGAGGGTGTGTGCAGGGTGGAGCGGAAGAACGATACCAAGAAGGCTCGTTCCTTTCATGGGCTCTATAGACAGCTCATACACAACATGGTGAAGGGCGTCTCCGAGGGATTCGAGAAGGTCCTCCTCATCAACGGGATCGGTTACCGTGCCGAGGTGAGGGGGAATGTCGTGGTCCTCTCCCTCGGCTTTTCCATGCCGATCGAGTATCTCATCCCCGAGGGGATCACGGTCACCGTCGAGGAGAATACCCGTATCAGGGTCTCCGGGATCGACAAGGCCCTGGTGGGTAAGGTGGCTGCGGAAATCCGTTCCCTCCGGCCGGTGGAGCCCTACAAGGGCAAGGGGATCAGATACGAGAACGAGATGGTCCGCCGCAAGGTCGGTAAAGCTGGAGTGAAGTAGGTGGTAGGCGTATGAAAACGGAAAAGCTCATCAAGGAGAAACGGAGAAAGCGACTCAAGAGAAAACTGAGGGTGCGGAAGAACGTCTACGGTACTCCTGAGCGACCCCGTATGACGGTCTTCAAGAGCAACAGGCACCTCTACGTACAGGTGATCGACGACTCGAAGGGACACACCCTCGTCGCGGCTTCCACCCTTGAGAAGGATCTCTCGTCGCTCAGGAAGTGTGTGGCCGACGCGGAGAAACTGGGCGAGGTGATCGGGAAACGTGCACTCGAGAAAGGGATCAAGAGGATCGCCTTCGATAGAAACGGGTATCCCTATCACGGTATCGTGAAGGCGATAGCAGAAGGTGCCCGGAAAGCCGGTCTGGAGTTCTAGGAGGAATCATGGATCAGGATAGAGAGTTTATCGAAACGCTGGTCAGTCTCAACCGTGTCTCGAAGGTGGTGAAGGGTGGACGGCGCTTCTCGTTCACCGCACTGAGCGTCGTGGGGGATGGAAAGGGGTCGGTGGGATACGGCTACGGGAAGGCGAACGATGTGACCGAAGCGATCAGGAAGAGCATCCAGAAGGCGAAACAGAGCATGGTGACCGTGCCCATGCAGCATGGGACGCTTCCTCATGAGATACAGGTGAAGTTCAAGAGTACGAGGGTGCTCCTCAAGCCCGCTGCTCCGGGTACCGGGGTGATCGCGGGTGGACCTGTACGCGCCGTGCTGGAGGCGGCGGGATACAGTGACGTGCTCACCAAGGTGATGGGATCGAGGAACAGCACGAACGTGGTGCAGGCGGTCTTCAGGGGACTTCAGAGCCTGCTCGTCCCCGGTCAGGTGGCGAAGAACCGGGGTAAGAGTCTTTCGGAGATCTGGAGCTAGTCATGGCGAAGAAGGCAAAGAAGGTGAGGATCAAGCTGGTCCGGAGTACCATCGGTAGGAAGCCGGATCAGCGCAAGACCGTGGCTGCGCTGGGCCTGCGCAAGCTCAACGCAGTGGTGGAGAAGGAGCTTACTCCTTCCATCGAAGGTATGATCAGAAAGGTTGCACACCTTGTTCAGATTGAGGAGATAGAGGGATGAGCGCAAAGGAGATTATCGTACCGTCCGGAGCAGCGAAGGCATCCAGGCGAGTGGGGCGGGGCCCTGGATCCGGGAAGGGCAAGACCTCCGGCAAGGGGCACAAGGGGCAGAACGCCCGCTCCGGGGGAGGCGTGAGACCCGGGTTTGAAGGTGGACAGATGCCGCTCTACAGGCGCCTTCCTCGACGTGGGTTCAACAACGGGGCGTTCCGGAAGGAATACGCGGTCTTGAATCTGGAGATCCTCAACGAGAAGTTCAACGACAACGAGGTGGTGAACCTGGAGACCTTGAAGCAGAAGAGGATCATCAGACGTTCGGTGGAGAGCGTGAAGATACTAGGGAACGGCCGTATCACGAAGAAGCTCACGGTGGAAGTGCCGGCGATCTCCGCGAGCGCCAAGCTCCAGATCGAGAGCGCGGGCGGAAAGGTCGTGCTCGTAACCCCCTCGCAGGTGGAGAACAATGGCCAGTAATCCGATTTCGCAGGTGTTCAGGATACCCGAGCTCAGGAGGCGTGTCCTCTTCACGCTGGCAGTCCTTATCGTGTTCAGGATAGGGGCCGCGCTTCCCATCCCCGGGATCAACATCACCGCACTCAAGCAGTATTATCTCCAGCAGCAGACCGAGGGTCTCACTTCGATAACCGACTACATCGACTTCTTCGCCGGTGGAGCGTTCAAGAACTTCTCCATCTTCATGCTCGGCGTGATGCCCTACATCACGGCGAGCATCATCATGCAGCTCCTTCTCGTGATGTTCCCCTCACTCAAGGCCATCGCGGAGGAGGAGGGTGGAAGGAAGAAGATCCAGCGGTATACCCGGTACGGGACGGTGTTGGTGAGTCTCATCCAGTCGTTCATCGTGGCCCAGTATGCGGACGCCATCCCCGATGCGGTGGTGCTTCCCAAGCTTTCGTTCGTGTTGCTCGGCATGCTCACCGTGACGACGGGGAGTCTGTTCCTCATGTGGCTCGGCGAGCAGGTGAACCAGCGGGGGATCGGGAACGGTATCTCCCTCATCATCTTTGCGGGGATCGTGGCGAGGCTTCCGCAGGCCTTCATCCAGCTCGTCGAACAGATACAGCTGGGTGAATTGAATCCCGTGGTGGCCCTCCTCGTGCTCGTGCTGTTCGTCGCGGTGATCATACTGGTGATCTACGAGCAGCAGGGCCAGCGGAAGATCCCGGTGCACTACGCAAAGCGGGTGGTGGGCAGGAGGGTCTACGGTGTGCAGAACACCTATATCCCCATGAGGCTCAATCCCTCGGGGGTGATCCCTGTGATCTTCGCTTCCTCGGTACTCCTCTTCCCCCTCCAGATCGCCCAGATGCTCGGAACGAGGGTGGGATGGTTGGCCGACGTGGCCTACTGGCTCAGGCCGGGTGGGGTATGGTACCTCGTGCTCTACACCCTCCTCATCATCTTCTTCGCCTATTTCTACACCCAGGTGACCCTCAATCCCATGGAGCTGGCGAAGAATATCCGTGAGCACGGAGGGTCGGTGCCGGGCGTGCGGGCGGAGAAACTCGAGGAGTACTTTACAAACATCCTCAATAGGATTATCCTTCCGGGTGCACTGTTTCTGGCGTTCATCGCCATCATCCCCACGCTCGTGCAGCAGGTGTTTCATTTTCCGTCGAGGCTCGCCTACCTGATGGGAGGTACGTCGCTCCTCATCATGGTGGGGGTGGACCTGGATACGATGTCCCAGATAGAGGGACACCTCAAGATGCATCATCAGGATGGGCTCGTGCGGCGCGGTAAGCTCCGTGCGAGAAATCTGTAGGAGAGTGTGTCATGAAAGTGCGAGTGAGCGTAAAGAAGATGTGTGAAAAGTGCAAGATCATAAAGCGGCGAGGGGTGGTCCGCGTGGTCTGTGAAAACCCTAAACACAAGCAGAGGCAGAGGTAAGGAGGCCCAATGGCTCGTATAGCGGGAGTCGATCTGCCGAACAAACAGATCCAGATAGCTCTCACCTATATCTATGGGATCGGTCGAGCGTCTGCGCGGAAGATCTGCGAGAAAACCGGCATCCCCTATGAGACCAAGGTGAGCGAACTCACGTCGGATCAGGTCCAGAAGCTCAGGCAGGTGATCGAGAACGAGTACACCGTCGAGGGACGACTCAGGACGCAAGTGGCGCTCAACATCAAGCGCCTCATGGACATAGGCTGTTACCGCGGCTTGCGGCACAGGAAAGGACTGCCCGTACGGGGGCAGCGTACCCGGACCAATGCACGGACCCGCAAAGGAAAGCGGAAGACCGTGGCCAACAAGAAGAAGTGATGGGGGTGAGCTTTGGCCAAGAAAAAGGAAAAGCGGACCGTTTACGAAGGAAAGGTATACATCCAGGCGACGTTCAATAATACGATCGTCACGGTGACCGATATGAACGGCAACTGTGTCTCGTGGGCGAGTGCGGGGGCCCTCGGTTTCAGGGGTGCCAAGAAGTCCACGCCTTACGCCGCTCAGGTGACCGCCGAGACCGCAGTGAAAAAGGCGATGGATCACGGACTCCAGGAGGCGCATGTCTACGTGAAGGGGCCCGGTGTGGGGCGGGAGGCTGCGATCCGGGCCATCGATGCGCTCGGCGTGAGAGTAAGGTCGCTCCACGACATCACACCCATTCCCCACAACGGGTGCAGACCTCGGAAGGCACGAAGGGTATAAGGGAGAACGTGTATGGGACGCTACATCGGACCACAGTGCAGATTGTGCAGGGCTGAAGGACGTAAGCTCTTCCTCAAGGGAGAGCGATGCTATACACCGAAGTGTGCGATGGCGAAGAACCGGCCCAAACCGGGGAAGGCACAGTATGCCCGCATGAGGAAACCATCCAACTATGCGATTCAGCTCCGGGAGAAGCAGAAGCTCAAGAGGCTCTACAACATGAGCGAGGCCCAGTTCCGGCGGTTCTTCCACATGGCCGAGAAGATGCCGGGGAAGACCGGTGACAACCTCATCATCCTCCTGGAGCGGAGGCTCGACAACATCGTGTACCGGATGCACTTCGCCTCCTCGAGGAAACAGGCCCGGCAGATCGTGGGCCACGGGCACGTGCTGGTGAACGGGAGGAAGGTGAACATCCCCTCGTACCTCGTCCGCGAAGGTGACAGGGTGGAGATCCGAGAGAAGAGCAAGAAGCTTCTCGTTTTCAAGGAGAGCCTCAAGGAGTACACGCGGTCGGGAGTGATGTCCTGGCTTGAGGTGGATCCCGACAATCTTGTGGGTACCGTGAAGATGATCCCGATGAGAAGCGATATCACCGACCTTGCCGATATCAAGGAGAACCTCATCGTCGAGTTGTATTCTAAGTAAGGAGTGTGAATGGCACGTAAGAACCTCCTTAAGGGATTTGTGCTACCCACGAGTATCACGGTGGAGCATCTCGATACGAACGCCCATTACGGCAAGTTCGCCGCGTATCCTTTCGAGAGGGGTTACGGTGTGACCATCGGGAACACACTCCGGCGGATACTCCTCTCATCGATACAGGGATATGCGATCTCCGCGGTACGTATCACGTGGTACGACGACCAGGGCACGGCCCACGTGCTCTCGAGCGAGTACGAGCAGATTCCGGGTGTGGTGGAGGATACCCTGGAGTTGTTCGCCAACCTGAAGCTTCTGAGGGTCCAGTTGCCTGACGAGATGGAGCAGAAGACGGTGATGGTGGAGTTCAAGGGGCCGAAGGAGGTGACCGGGGCGGACTTCGAGGTGGATCAGCTCGAGGTGATGAACAAGGACTTCAGGGTGATGACCCTCATGGAGGATGCGCACTTCGAGATGGAGATGCAGGTGGATCTCGGACGTGGGTACGTACCGGCCGAGGTCCAGAAGAACTATATCGAGGTCGTGGGGACGATCCCGCTCGATGCGCTCTACTCGCCGATCCAGCGTGTGCGTTTCGATGTGGAGAACACGCGTGTGGGCCACAGGTCGGATTACGACAAGCTCATTCTGGAGGTCTGGACGGACGGCTCCATCTCACCGGAGGATGCGCTGGGCGAAGCGGCGAAGCTGGCGAAGGAGCACTTCACGGTCTTCATCAACTTCGATGAGGATGCGATCTCCCACGTGCGTCAGCTCGATCACGAGGAGGAACAGATCCGGAGGCTCCTGGAGACCCCGATCGAGGAGCTCGAGCTCTCGGTGAGGTCGAGCAATTGTCTCAAGAATGCGAATATCCGGACGATCGGAGATCTGGTCTCCAAGAGTGAGGAGGAGCTCTCCAAGACGCGCAACTTCGGGAAGAAGTCCCTTCTCGAGATAAAGGAGAAGCTCAAGGAGTGGAACCTCTCCCTTGGTATGAGGGACCCCTCTGCATACAAGGCGGCCCTTGAGCGGGTGCGGCTGCCCGAGAGTCAGGAGAGCGAGTCGACTACAGAGGAAGAGGAGAACGATGAAACACAGGATTAGCTTCAACAGGCTTGGTCGTAAGTCGTCTCACAGGAAGGCCCTTATACGGAACATGGTGACTTCCCTCTTCCGCCACGAGCGGATCAGGACCACCGAGGTGAAGGCCAAGGAGGTGAGGCGGTATGCCGAACGGCTCATCACCAGAGCCAAGGTGGATTCGGTGCACAACAGGCGGATGGTGGCGCGCTTCGTACAGGACAAGGCGGTGCTTGCCAAGTTGTTCACGGATATCGCCCCGCGCTTCGTCTCCCGGCCCGGAGGGTATACCCGGGTCTTGAAGCTCGGAGAGCGGAGGGGAGATGCCGCCAGTATGGTGATCCTCGAGCTGGTGGAGCGGAAGGTCGAGGCGAAGCCCGAGAAGAAGAAGCGTGAGGAAAAGAAGGCCGAGTCGGGCTCCAAGGAAGAGGAAACTGCTGCTCAGGAATAGTGTGGGTGATCAGCGCCGTATGGAGGGGCCGGTGGGCCCCTTTTTTTCGTCCTGGCTTTGACATGGCCGCGGCGGAGGGCTATGTTTTGAAGGGGTAAGTATCCGGTGTGTTCCTGCCGATGTTGAAGGGGGAGATCAGGTGGTGGTATGAGGAGTGTGCAGAAACTCGGAGTGAGCCTGTTCGTCTCGGTAGTCACGGTGGCCCTCGTCGTGCTTGCCGGCACCCTGGGGGGGATCCGGGAGGTGGAGGTGCGCCTCCTGCGGCCGCTGGTGACCGAGCACGCCGTGGATCGGCTCGTGGCGGTGGACGGGCTCATACGCTCGAGGATGGAGGGGTGGAGAGAGTACCTTTCGGGGCTCGCAGCGGATCCTGCGTTCCAGAGGGTCTTCCGGACGAGTCAGTCGGAAGAGGATGTGCAGAGGCGTTTCGACTTGGTCGCGGAGCTCTCAGCGCGGTTTCCGGAGCTCGGTTTCGTCCGCGTGGTGGGTCTCGACGGGAGGAGGATACATTTCAGCACCAGGGCGGAGGATGTACGGGAGCGGTCGGCATCGAGGATCGTGTACCGGAACTGGGACGAGGTGGCCCGGCGGGAGGGGCTGGGCTTCCGTGAGGGACGGTTCGATGATCGTGATGTCCACCTGGATCCCGCATCACAGGAGGTGGTGGTACGGATCCCCGTGCGTGACGAGCTGGGCGAGGTGGCGGGGATGC from Spirochaeta thermophila DSM 6192 includes these protein-coding regions:
- a CDS encoding DNA-directed RNA polymerase subunit alpha, encoding MARKNLLKGFVLPTSITVEHLDTNAHYGKFAAYPFERGYGVTIGNTLRRILLSSIQGYAISAVRITWYDDQGTAHVLSSEYEQIPGVVEDTLELFANLKLLRVQLPDEMEQKTVMVEFKGPKEVTGADFEVDQLEVMNKDFRVMTLMEDAHFEMEMQVDLGRGYVPAEVQKNYIEVVGTIPLDALYSPIQRVRFDVENTRVGHRSDYDKLILEVWTDGSISPEDALGEAAKLAKEHFTVFINFDEDAISHVRQLDHEEEQIRRLLETPIEELELSVRSSNCLKNANIRTIGDLVSKSEEELSKTRNFGKKSLLEIKEKLKEWNLSLGMRDPSAYKAALERVRLPESQESESTTEEEENDETQD
- the rplO gene encoding 50S ribosomal protein L15, which produces MSAKEIIVPSGAAKASRRVGRGPGSGKGKTSGKGHKGQNARSGGGVRPGFEGGQMPLYRRLPRRGFNNGAFRKEYAVLNLEILNEKFNDNEVVNLETLKQKRIIRRSVESVKILGNGRITKKLTVEVPAISASAKLQIESAGGKVVLVTPSQVENNGQ
- the rplQ gene encoding 50S ribosomal protein L17, producing MKHRISFNRLGRKSSHRKALIRNMVTSLFRHERIRTTEVKAKEVRRYAERLITRAKVDSVHNRRMVARFVQDKAVLAKLFTDIAPRFVSRPGGYTRVLKLGERRGDAASMVILELVERKVEAKPEKKKREEKKAESGSKEEETAAQE
- the rpmD gene encoding 50S ribosomal protein L30, with protein sequence MAKKAKKVRIKLVRSTIGRKPDQRKTVAALGLRKLNAVVEKELTPSIEGMIRKVAHLVQIEEIEG
- the rplF gene encoding 50S ribosomal protein L6, producing MSRLGRLPVVIPQGVQVQVDSEERRVEVKGPKGVLSMEYRPEVEVKVEEGVCRVERKNDTKKARSFHGLYRQLIHNMVKGVSEGFEKVLLINGIGYRAEVRGNVVVLSLGFSMPIEYLIPEGITVTVEENTRIRVSGIDKALVGKVAAEIRSLRPVEPYKGKGIRYENEMVRRKVGKAGVK
- the rpmJ gene encoding 50S ribosomal protein L36, with the protein product MKVRVSVKKMCEKCKIIKRRGVVRVVCENPKHKQRQR
- the rpsD gene encoding 30S ribosomal protein S4, which produces MGRYIGPQCRLCRAEGRKLFLKGERCYTPKCAMAKNRPKPGKAQYARMRKPSNYAIQLREKQKLKRLYNMSEAQFRRFFHMAEKMPGKTGDNLIILLERRLDNIVYRMHFASSRKQARQIVGHGHVLVNGRKVNIPSYLVREGDRVEIREKSKKLLVFKESLKEYTRSGVMSWLEVDPDNLVGTVKMIPMRSDITDLADIKENLIVELYSK
- the rpsK gene encoding 30S ribosomal protein S11; the encoded protein is MAKKKEKRTVYEGKVYIQATFNNTIVTVTDMNGNCVSWASAGALGFRGAKKSTPYAAQVTAETAVKKAMDHGLQEAHVYVKGPGVGREAAIRAIDALGVRVRSLHDITPIPHNGCRPRKARRV
- the rplR gene encoding 50S ribosomal protein L18 — its product is MKTEKLIKEKRRKRLKRKLRVRKNVYGTPERPRMTVFKSNRHLYVQVIDDSKGHTLVAASTLEKDLSSLRKCVADAEKLGEVIGKRALEKGIKRIAFDRNGYPYHGIVKAIAEGARKAGLEF
- the rpsM gene encoding 30S ribosomal protein S13, translated to MARIAGVDLPNKQIQIALTYIYGIGRASARKICEKTGIPYETKVSELTSDQVQKLRQVIENEYTVEGRLRTQVALNIKRLMDIGCYRGLRHRKGLPVRGQRTRTNARTRKGKRKTVANKKK
- the secY gene encoding preprotein translocase subunit SecY; this translates as MASNPISQVFRIPELRRRVLFTLAVLIVFRIGAALPIPGINITALKQYYLQQQTEGLTSITDYIDFFAGGAFKNFSIFMLGVMPYITASIIMQLLLVMFPSLKAIAEEEGGRKKIQRYTRYGTVLVSLIQSFIVAQYADAIPDAVVLPKLSFVLLGMLTVTTGSLFLMWLGEQVNQRGIGNGISLIIFAGIVARLPQAFIQLVEQIQLGELNPVVALLVLVLFVAVIILVIYEQQGQRKIPVHYAKRVVGRRVYGVQNTYIPMRLNPSGVIPVIFASSVLLFPLQIAQMLGTRVGWLADVAYWLRPGGVWYLVLYTLLIIFFAYFYTQVTLNPMELAKNIREHGGSVPGVRAEKLEEYFTNILNRIILPGALFLAFIAIIPTLVQQVFHFPSRLAYLMGGTSLLIMVGVDLDTMSQIEGHLKMHHQDGLVRRGKLRARNL
- the rpsE gene encoding 30S ribosomal protein S5 encodes the protein MDQDREFIETLVSLNRVSKVVKGGRRFSFTALSVVGDGKGSVGYGYGKANDVTEAIRKSIQKAKQSMVTVPMQHGTLPHEIQVKFKSTRVLLKPAAPGTGVIAGGPVRAVLEAAGYSDVLTKVMGSRNSTNVVQAVFRGLQSLLVPGQVAKNRGKSLSEIWS